One Megalops cyprinoides isolate fMegCyp1 chromosome 4, fMegCyp1.pri, whole genome shotgun sequence genomic window carries:
- the LOC118776863 gene encoding transmembrane protein 233 has product MSHGVIRSDVKSPLGVSTDHGLGGEGQGVPPLRNYLALTIFTCFCPAYPVNIVALVFSVMSQSSYDEGDYEGSQRLGRKALHLGVASIIIGLVLIAIYCIVHFTTHVV; this is encoded by the exons ATGTCTCACGGGGTGATTCGGTCAGATGTGAAGAGCCCATTGGGTGTAAGCACGGACCATGGCTTGGGGGGTGAAGGCCAGGGAGTTCCCCCTCTGCGCAACTACCTGGCCCTCACAATCTTCACCTGCTTCTGCCCGGCCTACCCAGTCAACATCGTGGCCCTGGTGTTCTCTGTAATG TCCCAGAGCAGTTACGATGAAGGGGACTATGAGGGCTCGCAGCGACTGGGCCGCAAAGCCCTCCACCTGGGCGTCGCCTCCATCATCATCGGCCTAGTACTCATCGCCATCTACTGCATTGTGCACTTCACCACG CATGTTGTCTGA